AAAAACTGATACCTTTGTTGAATAAGTAAAAACTAAAACTGAGTATTTATGAACTTAATGACCGTATTTTTCTTGCAAGCTCCTGCGGCAGGCGCCGGTGGCAGCATGATGTGGATTATGCTGATAGCTATGTTTGTTATCATGTATTTCTTTATGATTCGCCCGCAGAACAAGAAACAGAAGGAGATAGCGAATTTCCGTAAATCATTACAGGTAAATCAGAAAGTAATTACTGCCGGTGGCATTCATGGCGTTATCAAGGAGATCAATGACAATGATATAGTTCTTGAAATAGCCTCTAATGTTAAGATCCGTATTGATAAGAATTCTATTTTTGCTGCGGCTGCCGATGCCAACAGCAGTCAGGTTGCTAAATAATGAGAATGTGAGCCTATGTTTGAGCGTAGGAACATACAAAGAATATATTTAAAGATTGTCAGACAAGTGAAGGACTTCCTGCTCAGTGACAAGAGCAGGGAGTTCTTCATTTTTTTATTTTTCTTCTTTATTGCCGGCGGCTTCTGGTTGTTGCAAACTCTGAACAATGATTATGAAGCGGAATTTTCTGTGCCCGTAAAGTTGAAGGGAATCCCCAATAACATAGTTATCACTTCCGAGCCTGCTTCCGAACTGCGTATTAAGGTGAAAGATAAAGGTACGGTGCTTCTCAACTATATGTTGGGAAAGAGTTTCTATCCCGTTACTTTGGATTTTTCAGACTATAAGGGATTAGACAATTATGTAAGAGTGCTTTCTTCACAGTATGAGAAGAAAATTCTGGGGCAGTTGAACGTCTCTACCCGTTTGCTTTCGATGAAGCCGGATACATTGGAATATTACTATTCGACGGGGGCGTCCAAACTGGTTCCCGTAAAGCTTCAAGGGACAGTGAGCGCAGGTAGGCAATATTATCTTTCCGATACGATATTCCACCCTGATTCTGTTCTGGTATATGCTCCGGCAAATGTTCTGGACACTATAACCGTTGCTTATACCCAGCGCGTCAAACTGGAGGATATCTCTGATAGTTTGAAGCAGCAAGTGCCTTTGGTCAGTCAGAAAGGGGTAAAGTTTGTTCCTGCTTCCATTGAAATGATGCTTCCGGTAGATATTTATACGGAGAAGACGGTGGAAGTGCCGTTAAGAGGCGTGAACTTTCCGGCGGACAAGGTGCTGCGTGCATTCCCCTCTAAGGTTCAGATCACTTTTCAGGTTGGATTGAGTCGTTTTCGTAGGATTGATGCGAATGATTTTCACGTTTATGTTTCCTACGAAGACTTGATTCGTTTGGGCTCCGATAAATATACGGTGAAGTTGAAGAATATCCCGAAAGGTGTAAGCCATGTACGCTTCAATCCGGAGCAGGTTGATTTCCTGATAGAGCAAGTATCATCTAATTATGGCAATTAGATTGGGTATAACAGGTGGTATCGGCAGTGGCAAAAGTTTAGTATGCCGGCTGCTGGAAACGATGGGGATTCCTGTTTACATATCAGACGTGGAAACCAAGAAATTAATGCTTGCAGATCCTTTTATACATAAAGAACTGGTTACATTGCTCGGTGAAGATGTATATGCGGGTGGAGTGTTGAATAAATCTTTGTTGGCATCCTATCTTTTCAGTGGGCCTGAGCATGCAAAACAAGTGAATGGCATTATTCATCCTCGTGTGAAAGATGACTTCAGGCGGTGGGTGCAATTTCATGCCTCCTTTTCGGTGGTAGCCATTGAGTCGGCCATATTGATTGAAGCCGGATTTGCAGGCGAAGTGGATGTGGTTGTCATGGTTTATGCGCCGGAGGAGGTTCGTATTGAACGTGCTGTCAGACGTGATTCGTCTTCGCACGAATTGATAAGGAAGCGCATACGCAGTCAGATGAGTGATGAAGAGAAACGTAAACAGGCGGATTTTGTAATTGTAAATGACGGAGAAGCTCCGTTAATGCCACAGGTTTTGGCTTTGATCGCCTCTTTGTCTGAGAAAAACGGTTCTGTTTCGGAAAAATAGGCATGGTTCCTTTCCAAAAAGAAGCTTGCTTATTTTGTATTGTCTTTGGCTTGCACTATCTTTGCCAACCGAAAAAAAGAACAACTAATAATCAAAAACAGAATATACTATGTTGAAGACTATTTTGTCTATTTCCGGTAAACCGGGATTGTATAAGCTCATCTCTCAGGGTAAGAATATGCTGATTGTGGAATCACTTGCTGACAAGAAGCGCTTTCCTGCTTATGGTAATGAGAAAATTATTTCGTTGGGTGATATTGCCATGTACACAGATACCGAGGACGTTCCTTTGAAGGAAGTGCTGCTTGCCATGAAGAAGAAGGAAAATGGAGAGGCGGTGGTAATGGATGTGAAAAAAGCCACCGTAGGAGAGCTTCAGGCATATTTGGAAGAAGTATTGCCGACGTTTGACCGTGACCGTGTATATCCTTCGGATATCAAGAAACTGATTTCCTGGTATAACCTGTTGGTAAAAAGTGGGATAACTGACTTTGAAGACACTCCGGAGGAAGAGGAGAAAGAAGAAAAGGCAGAATAAGTCTGAAACTTCCTGAGGGGTAAATGTGATTTACCCGGAGAATACATAAAAAAAGCAGCTTTGGAACATATTATTTCAAAGCTGCTTTCTGTTTTAAATAAGTTAAGGTTCAGTTTTTGAATTGCAGTCCATCATTGGTGGCATTTGCGTCTATGAGGATCGGTTTGCTGCGGTCAACTTCCTGCGCCAATAGCTTTTTGGACAAATCATTCAGTAAGTAGTGCTGGATGGCACGTTTTACCGGACGTGCCCCGAATTCAGGGTCATATCCTGTGTTGGCAAGAAAATCTATGGCACTGTCAGTCAAAGCCAGATCCACCCCATTGCCGGAAAGCATATTCTGCACACTTTTGATCTGAAGAACCACTATTTGTCTGATTTCCTTTTCCGTCAGCGGCAAGAACATGATTGTCTCGTCGATACGGTTCAGAAACTCAGGGCGAATGGTCTTCTTCAACATATTCATCACTTCCTTTTTTGTCTCTTCCGTCACTTCTTCTTTATTGGAGCCGTTCAGTTTCTCCATCTGGCTTTGGATGTAGCCACTACCCATGTTGGAGGTCATAATGATGATTGTATTCTTGAAGTTCACCGTACGGCCTTTATTGTCCGTCAAACGCCCGTCATCGAGCACTTGCAGCAGGATATTGAATACATCCGGATGGGCCTTCTCAATCTCATCGAACAATATTACAGAGTAGGGCTTGCGCCGCACGGCTTCCGTCAACTGGCCGCCTTCATCATAACCTACATATCCCGGAGGCGCTCCGACCAGACGGGAGACACTGTGCTTCTCCTGATACTCACTCATATCGATACGGGTCATCATCGTTTCGTCATCGAAAAGGAATTCCGCCAACGCCTTTGCCAGTTCTGTTTTGCCGACACCGGTGGTTCCTAAGAAAAGAAATGAGCCGATGGGACGCTTCGGGTCCTGCAATCCGGCACGGCTGCGCCGTACGGCGTCACTGACTGCTTCGATGGCTTCTTCCTGCCCGATCACACGTTGGTGCAGTTCTTCTTCCAGACACAGCAGCTTGTCCTTTTCACTTTGCAGCATCTTGCTCACCGGTATGCCCGTCCAGCGGGATACTACGTCTGCAATATCTTCGGCATCTAC
Above is a window of Bacteroides helcogenes P 36-108 DNA encoding:
- the yajC gene encoding preprotein translocase subunit YajC, which codes for MNLMTVFFLQAPAAGAGGSMMWIMLIAMFVIMYFFMIRPQNKKQKEIANFRKSLQVNQKVITAGGIHGVIKEINDNDIVLEIASNVKIRIDKNSIFAAAADANSSQVAK
- a CDS encoding CdaR family protein encodes the protein MFERRNIQRIYLKIVRQVKDFLLSDKSREFFIFLFFFFIAGGFWLLQTLNNDYEAEFSVPVKLKGIPNNIVITSEPASELRIKVKDKGTVLLNYMLGKSFYPVTLDFSDYKGLDNYVRVLSSQYEKKILGQLNVSTRLLSMKPDTLEYYYSTGASKLVPVKLQGTVSAGRQYYLSDTIFHPDSVLVYAPANVLDTITVAYTQRVKLEDISDSLKQQVPLVSQKGVKFVPASIEMMLPVDIYTEKTVEVPLRGVNFPADKVLRAFPSKVQITFQVGLSRFRRIDANDFHVYVSYEDLIRLGSDKYTVKLKNIPKGVSHVRFNPEQVDFLIEQVSSNYGN
- the coaE gene encoding dephospho-CoA kinase (Dephospho-CoA kinase (CoaE) performs the final step in coenzyme A biosynthesis.) — encoded protein: MAIRLGITGGIGSGKSLVCRLLETMGIPVYISDVETKKLMLADPFIHKELVTLLGEDVYAGGVLNKSLLASYLFSGPEHAKQVNGIIHPRVKDDFRRWVQFHASFSVVAIESAILIEAGFAGEVDVVVMVYAPEEVRIERAVRRDSSSHELIRKRIRSQMSDEEKRKQADFVIVNDGEAPLMPQVLALIASLSEKNGSVSEK
- a CDS encoding DUF5606 domain-containing protein, producing the protein MLKTILSISGKPGLYKLISQGKNMLIVESLADKKRFPAYGNEKIISLGDIAMYTDTEDVPLKEVLLAMKKKENGEAVVMDVKKATVGELQAYLEEVLPTFDRDRVYPSDIKKLISWYNLLVKSGITDFEDTPEEEEKEEKAE